In Drosophila yakuba strain Tai18E2 chromosome 2R, Prin_Dyak_Tai18E2_2.1, whole genome shotgun sequence, a single genomic region encodes these proteins:
- the LOC26534885 gene encoding LOW QUALITY PROTEIN: uncharacterized protein LOC26534885 (The sequence of the model RefSeq protein was modified relative to this genomic sequence to represent the inferred CDS: substituted 1 base at 1 genomic stop codon), protein MAEKNRSNEGQYFLQLKHFIDLSQNEADRVHSAVDAAAKLGKPNKKKINFQEGQRSKITSSEIKPKMSKACEDFKRTLRIAEKPQKQKLPRNLETMHIXGKKFYKVSQAGTSEKQDESRTITINKGTQRRLRTALKLLDLFEGKYSSDSECLMDSESLVWFGSVKRSTRRLQAMQDLSPRDFLGLWRDCRTRCRGCGRRPSAVHMAKRRRY, encoded by the coding sequence ATGGCAGAAAAAAATAGATCGAACGAAGGACAGTACTTCCTTCAATTGAAACACTTTATCGATTTAAGCCAAAATGAAGCCGATCGTGTGCATTCAGCTGTGGATGCAGCTGCCAAGCTCGgtaagccaaacaaaaaaaaaataaattttcaggAGGGACAAAGATCTAAGATAACATCATCGGAAATTAAACCCAAAATGTCGAAAGCTTGTGAAGATTTTAAAAGAACTCTTAGAATTGCCGAAAAACCACAGAAACAAAAGTTGCCAAGGAATTTAGAAACAATGCATATTTgaggaaaaaaattttataaggTCTCGCAGGCAGGAACTTCCGAAAAGCAGGATGAATCCCGAACCATAACTATCAATAAAGGAACACAACGTCGTCTGCGAACTGCCTTGAAATTGCTAGACCTCTTCGAGGGCAAATATAGCAGTGATAGCGAATGTTTGATGGATTCCGAGtctttggtttggtttggttcaGTCAAAAGAAGTACTCGACGATTGCAAGCTATGCAGGATCTCTCACCCAGGGATTTTCTCGGTCTTTGGAGGGATTGCCGAACACGGTGCAGAGGTTGTGGAAGACGTCCATCGGCAGTTCATATGGCAAAACGTAGAAGATATTAA